gagagagagagagagagagagagagagagagacctaTATACTAAAGAAGAAAGATGGTAAAAGTGTGAACACAGAGAAGCAAACGACGAAAAAGATGGAGAATTACTGAAACACAAATGGAGATGTGGATAGAGCTAGTAAATGGCAGCATGACCTGCTAAGCGCTTTGATACTTTGATTTACTGTTTTTTTGGTTTTCCGTCAAAATCGATGACTGCACGAGTATTGCAGTCTGTGAACATGAAGAAAGCGTGTGTACATTGACCATTTGAGAGCCATTTTGCTCAGCCCTTAACATGTTTGCCTTTGTCATAAGAGGATTACTTGCCGTAAGTGGGAGCTCTGAGGCGAGCTGTAAAGTCGCAGCGAGTTGAATAGACGAGAGCATGCCATGACCAGGAAAGAACTTCGATCAATAATCCAATATTCAATCAATCAAAGTTAACACGATCGACCACGTCATTTATATCAAAATGAATGACTACGTCATTTATATTCAAATGAACTAATATCCGACATTTTCGCTCGAGTCTTCAAATGTTAACGAGCTCTATCCACCACGGCCGTTTGGAAATTAGATCAGGTCAAGTTAATTTACTGTGCTTCTCGTTACATGATTCATCGAATTATGGTTAGCTcaattattataataatttcGCTTTTATCTCTATTATCATGAGTGCAGTGACATGTAATATGCAGAGATACATATCAGATAAATGTTTTAAACGACGGGCAATAGgactttttatttgtttatcaattcTGTAACGTAGTGAAATGCGTCTTGATTTGATAATTGGGTCTTTTTATTTCCGTTTTATTTTATCGGCTCTTCAGCTATCTGATACAAATACACGCCCCACAACCTCGCACGAAGACAATGTTTCTATTGGAAAGGCGCTATATGAGTCACAAGAAACGAAATGCATTAGAGAACATAGATTGGACCATAGATTCAAACTTGAACAGGTGATGATAGTAAAGTTATAAGCTTGATTTTAAGTTGACGCTTCGATTTGATCAGATATAAAGAGTTGGCTTTTAAACGAGGCTGTTCCGTGCGGCGAATTCAAACGAGCTGGCTGGTCGTCAGGGACTTATCAGTGGGATAAAGATCGTATCGTCCTGGATCAGGACACGATCGGATAAACGGTTGGTTTTTGGGACGTCGAGACACGGACTAATTGAGAAAACTAAAGCAGCTATATGGTTTGGAAAGTAAGTTTAGAAGAACTGCCATTAATTGGtctatgtgtgtatgttagtgCCGAAGTTTGCCCCTTCAGCTTACGAACAGTTACATCGCGTCAGCTAGCGCTAATACTAGGGTCATTTAAACTAATGGCGCATATGCACAGCCCCGGATGAGACCATCTGAAGTGTGTTCACCGAGTGTTTAACACGGCAGTCCTCGATCCCCTGTCCTCGCATTACTGCTTGTTGATATTGCTTGTTGACTTTTTGTCATGTGTTCAGCGAATCCATTTTTCCGGCGACATTAAGCTGATAAAAAAAGCCCCGCCCCTTTTAGCAATATGACATTTGGTAATTCCTGCGATAAACTTGGTTTGAAGTCTAATTAATCTGATTTACGGCAAGTATTGAACGCAGTGACGATGTTTCGCGAGCGTAGATGGGAGGATTACGGGCATTTAGTAGCTCACAGTTCGTCACATAGACATACTCTCTTTCCAAAGTGAAGAAACTATACGGATAAAGGCAAAACAGACGGATACCGGGAAGCTCATTTTAAGTCTTTTAAAATTGCCACAATACCTATAAACCTGCATTGGAGACAAACAAAAACTTATTCATTGCGACATCTGATTCCCTGATATTCGTCCAGGGATAATTAGGCAGTTACTATGGTGACACCTGCCCTTCATTGACTCGAGAGACGTTTTTTATGCAACCGTGTTACAATATGTAAAATCACTGTAAAATTGGACCGTTATGTTTCCCACTTCAAGCGTTGGCACTGTTCAAAAAAGCGACACGAAGTATTGCAATCTGAAGTGGCTCGGACTGTGAGGGTTAATTAAGGGGTATATTCGCTGAAATTTACCTCTCCGCGGGAAACGCCAGCCAATGTAATTTACACCGCCAGCTATGTGTCAACCGATATAAATTGTTTTCCAAACGCTTACTTGTGAGATGGTCCTGCGCTTGTTTTATCGGTGACTTTCGTGGCAGCACAGAAGGAAATCTGAACACAAAGTACCCGCCAATCATCAAACGTTATTTTTTCCTTACATCTGACATCTGTCATGAAATTCCGTTGTACATCACGAAATTCCGTTAGGACCACCAAACTTAATTTTTCTTTCGATATCCACATCTGTCATGTCCATTCCGTTGTGGATCATTACATCCCATATTGACCGCCAACTGTCTCGCCAGTCCCTTGTTTTCAACTTCAGGACATTAAACATACCTTAGCGGGCCAGAGAATATTGCATCGACTGCCAATCATTATTTCGTTCATCGCTGTGAAAAACATATGCCTCGTGAAACCCAGTGCAAAATGCCCAATACGGTCAGTGCTGGCCAGGCCAACACTTTACTTACTCAAATGATGTCTCATAGAGTCAACCAAGCCAACCTTGACCTCTCTCCTTCTATGCATCGTTTCACAGACCGGCCTTTGCTAGTGTTATTCTATTCTGTCAAACTACAGGTAATATTATTCGGACACATTGCACCGAAGGCCATGTTTTCATCACGTGAGATTATACCAACTCACACCATATTATTAGATAACATCGCGTCACATCACACAACATCACCCTGGAGTGACTTCACCAGTTCGCTGGTATCTGGGTATGATAATAATATACATGATGTGGCGTGATACGATGTGATGTGacatgtgatgtggtgtgaggCGAGATGACGGGAcgtgatatgatgtgatgtgacgtgacgtgacgtgacgtgacgtgacATAATGTAATGACGTGtaatatgatgtgatgtgatgtgatgtgatgtgatgtgatgtgatgtgatgtaatgTGATGTAATGTGATGTGATGATGCGACGTGATACGGTGTCATGTGACATGTAATGTGGTGTGAGGCGAGATGACGTGACacgtgatatgatatgatgtgacGTGACGTGCGTGACGTGACTTGACACAATATGATGAGGTataatgtgatgtgatgtgatgtgatgtgatgtgatgtgatgtgatgtgatgtgatgtgatgtgatgtgatgtgatgtgatgatgCGACGTGATACGGTGCCATGTGACATGTAATGTGGTGTGAGGCGAGGTAACGCGATGTGATATGACATGATGTGATGCGATGTCATGTGGTGTAATATGACGTGGTGTGATGTAATGCGATGTGATATGACAcgatgtaatgtaatgtaatgtgatgtgatatgacaTGATGTGTGCGATgtaatgtgatgtgatatgacaCGATGTGATGCGATGTAATATAGGCGTAATGCAATATGATATGACACGATGTTATATAATgtaatgtgatgtgatatgacaTGTTGTGATGTAATGtaatgtgatgtggtgtgatgtgatatTACATGATgtgatgtaatgtaatgtaatgtgatATGACATTACATGATGTGATGCGATGAGGTGTAATTCTATGCGATGCGATGAAATTCGATGTGAAGTGATGTAATGTGATGTGTTATGATGTGATAAGATACGCTGTGATATGATATTGATATGACATCATACAAATACGATTACCGTACATTACAATATACTGTATACACATCAGACTGGTTttaataaatagatagataggtcACACTAAGTCATCAAATCGCGAATCACAACGCGCTCAACGGAACTCGATAAGATGCAAACAGCTCATTATAATACATAGTATGATGGCGAAAGAAAACACCGGTCAGAGATTATGAatcaaatattatttcatttatAAGTTTTGTCTCCTTTCGTCCGTTGTGTCATCGATTACGATATGACgcaaatgtaaatttcatctGCACATTTTTCCGAAACGGAAAGACAAGAAGATCtgaagaaatatttcatttcgcAAAGATTAATGAAACAGAATTTAAGACGTTACGATGTGTCTATAAGACTTACTGATAACTGTGAAGACAGATGGTGATAGAAAGGATATTGAAGTCATTTGATAGGCTGACACTGTCCAGATTTCTTCCTCTGACGTCAAAAGTATACAAGATAATGCGAAGCGCATCGTAAGATTCAATTTTCCAGATTGTCGGTGTAATGCTTTAAGCAGACTGCATCGTTAAAGAAGCACCGCCAAGAGAGTCGAATACGGTATGAAGTTGAGGAATGTTCCACTCATTAAATGGTTCCTCATTGTGACAGCGTCTTTCGATGCAACTCCGATGAGAGCTGGATCACGCCGGCTAATATCGCTAGATAaatcagccccccccccccttcctcCCAATCAATCATCGGACAAGTGTTATGATTTACTTGCagaaaaaatgtgtattgcaaACCTAAACTGCTAGTTGAAAAGTTGCAAGTTCAAACAAATAATTCGTTTGCATTTTTCACTGAGGAAATATTTTTAGGCCTTTATTCTTTAAATAAGCGTGAAGAAAATTTTAGTCAATCGACCGCTAATCAAAACAGTAAAGTAATAAACAAAATGTGACTTGTTGGATTGGATAAGACTTGCCAGTTGCCACGGACTACATCGGTAAGCTAGACTTCATTTGTGGTAAGAACAGACCAGAGTCACATGCATTTGGTTTGATACAAAAATGGAGGTTTTGATTGATTCATTTATAATCCTATCGAAGTCCTGCCATGCAAAGTAACAGCAATTTTCACCACACACACGTGTTATTCTGTCGTATCTCTAATGGAGTCAAATGATCTCTGATGCTATTTCAATTGAAGAAGGCTGCACGATTGTAAAGTTTATCGGTTGCTTGGTGCTGGTAACGAGATCTCCATCTATCTCCATCAGTTCAATTAAATAACATCAACAAACAACACTAGTGCTGCTTCTGTTGCACTCACTTTCCTTCTATACAAAACAAAGATTGTCTCCTTTCCTTCTATACATGGATTTTATTACAAAAACcatatcatcaccatcaccactgACTGTACCTACACCACCACAACCACCATCACCATTATCATCGCCATgaccatcatcattatcatcccCACCATCGTCATCACCACGACCACCACTAATACCACCACTACCaccatcattatcatatcactaccaccaccaccaccaccaccatcatcatcatcatcatcatcatcatcatcatcatcatcatcatcatcatcatcatcatcatcatcatcatcaccatcatcatcatcatcatcatcatcatcatcatcatcatcattatcatcatcaatgccaacaccaccaccatcattatcatcatcatcatcatcatcatcaccaccactatccttatcatcatcatcaccttcATTACCACCACTATCACCTTCGTCATGATCATCACCACCACCGCCACCACCActaccattatcatcatcagcatcatcatcacctccatcataatcatcatcaccactaccacaatcagcatcatcatcgtcatcattgtcatcatcatcaccgccACCACCGCCATCACTGTCCTTGTTCTCGCCATCTCTTGCAACAAACCGTAAACATGCCGAAAATCGACATTCGTATTGTTGCGTGAAAAAGTGAATAGCATAGATGAGAATAAAAGTAAAGACTCCCGTTTTCCTTCATGACAATTTAATGTAATCCATGTACATTTATGCAGTTGAAGTTTAAAGCAGAAATTTTGCTAATCTATTGAaagattttgaatatcaaaggcATTGTAGAGAAATTGAAAATCACGGATCACTCCTAGGATGTTTATAGTCAATGGGAAGGCGATATTTGCACGTTTTAGAGAAATGTTTGCAGGCTTATAGACTTTGCAGTGATAATCTGGCGGAGTGCGATGTCAAATGACTCCCCTAAGACAAAGTAGCGGTATGTAACACCCTAATCCAGACCTGAGATATTCCTACCCAATTAGTGAATTAAATCACGTCTGGAGATCACTTTCTGTGTCCAAATCACCGGAAATTAGCACAACAACACGCCGTCACAGCCAGGGGGCAAAAACGGAAAAAGTTTTTCTTCGGGGCGGCGAACGTGTGTGTAGTGAGTTCTCTGACGGCAGCCAGACAACCGAACGATAATATATCACAATTCTGTACCAGTTCATGGTTTGTCAACAATTCTATCGCATGTTTGGTATTTGCATTTCACTGGCTTTCGCTCACGAAGCAGACCGATTTCTTTTTCCTCCGCTGGAGTCATACATCATGACACAAAATACGGTactcagtcagttgctatggtTACGCAGAGATCCATCACGAGTAAATTCCTATCGCTGCAGGTACCTACACTTTCTGACGACTGCCTCAAAGAAATTCGAAATTCAACGCTGGAAAGTCTTTTCCTACCTTTGCAGAGAGTTTTATACAGAGAATAACAAGTCGCTTTAGTTTCCGTTTTGATTATTAAGCATTTACTCATCAATCAAGAAATAAACCAATCAGTGTCAGTTTTATGCATCCACAATACAGGCAATTTGAATATTGACCCCGAAAATGCTTAAATTAAAACATCGCAGAACACACAGAACGCATCAATAGAACAACTGCGTGAATTAAAATGGCAAATCTATCTTCTTCAAGTTTTGCTTAAAGAGTATACTTTTGAAGAGCAGAGCAGATAATACAGAAATTGGCATCACCATGCGAGATATACGGATGAAGACCGAAGTCTTTTAAATGCCAGATACTTCAGTCACTATCAGGTCATTCCATCTACTTTCTGAA
This is a stretch of genomic DNA from Ptychodera flava strain L36383 chromosome 21, AS_Pfla_20210202, whole genome shotgun sequence. It encodes these proteins:
- the LOC139120956 gene encoding secreted acidic protein 2-like, coding for MYDSSGGKRNRSASDGENKDSDGGGGGDDDDNDDDDDADCGSGDDDYDGGDDDADDDNGSGGGGGGDDHDEGDSGGNEGDDDDKDSGGDDDDDDDDNDGGDTSELVKSLQGDVV